One genomic region from Candidatus Cybelea sp. encodes:
- a CDS encoding PQQ-binding-like beta-propeller repeat protein, with protein MAAVAGLFFATLLPAPATDWPLFGFDSARSSFNSAERTLNRHNVRHLHERWQTSLGEVADSTPILLEHVRVGRATLPMLYQTTRSGVTLGIDAMTGKIMWRFATHGSQITDSTPAADPSGKSIYVPGVDGMIHKLSAARGRELRAPGFPARITRLPQTEKDASPLNLANGYVYAVTSGYLGDAPPYDGHVVAVRLSDGKKTVFNSLCSNDRKLPTASSCSQQRSGIWGRGGAVVDPDPTMNGRVYAATGNGQFDANSGGKNYGDTLLALSADLADLLGTYTPKNYQQLENGDTDLGSSSPGILPAQASSQTPYMLVEGGKDAILKLLNRAALPGVGGELQEVDLPDGLFSAPAIWAKGSSNPWIFLGFSSSVTAYRLQSTSSGASMLHSIWQATPGSSTGEGSSPVVANGILFVAFNNELVALNAATGAQLWSSARGGGRNIGGIHWQSPIVVNGWVYCSDQNGNLTAFSLK; from the coding sequence CGCTGTCGCCGGCCTATTCTTCGCGACGCTTCTTCCAGCGCCGGCCACGGATTGGCCGCTCTTCGGATTCGATTCCGCGCGAAGCAGTTTCAACTCGGCGGAACGCACGCTAAACCGGCACAACGTCAGGCATCTTCACGAGCGCTGGCAAACGTCGCTCGGGGAGGTCGCGGATTCGACGCCGATTCTGCTCGAGCACGTGCGCGTCGGCCGCGCAACGCTACCGATGCTCTATCAAACGACCAGGAGCGGCGTCACCCTCGGGATCGACGCGATGACCGGCAAGATCATGTGGCGATTCGCGACGCACGGTTCGCAGATCACCGATTCGACGCCGGCCGCCGATCCGTCAGGCAAATCGATCTACGTGCCAGGGGTAGACGGGATGATTCACAAGCTCTCCGCGGCGCGCGGACGCGAGCTGCGCGCCCCGGGTTTCCCGGCGCGCATCACGCGTCTGCCGCAGACCGAAAAAGACGCGTCACCGCTCAACCTCGCCAACGGCTACGTCTACGCCGTTACCTCTGGTTACCTCGGCGATGCTCCGCCCTACGACGGGCACGTCGTCGCCGTGCGGCTCAGCGACGGGAAGAAAACCGTTTTCAACTCGCTCTGCAGCAACGACCGAAAGCTGCCGACGGCGAGTTCGTGTTCCCAGCAGCGCTCCGGTATTTGGGGACGCGGGGGGGCCGTCGTCGACCCGGATCCGACGATGAATGGCCGCGTCTATGCCGCGACCGGTAACGGGCAGTTCGACGCCAACTCGGGGGGCAAGAACTACGGTGACACGCTGCTCGCGCTGAGCGCCGATCTCGCGGATCTGCTCGGGACCTATACGCCGAAGAACTACCAGCAGCTCGAAAACGGGGATACCGATCTAGGAAGTTCCTCGCCGGGGATACTTCCGGCGCAGGCTTCCAGCCAAACGCCGTACATGCTCGTCGAGGGCGGCAAGGACGCAATCCTCAAGCTGCTCAACCGCGCTGCGCTTCCCGGCGTCGGCGGCGAACTGCAAGAGGTCGATCTTCCCGACGGACTCTTTTCTGCGCCGGCAATCTGGGCCAAGGGCTCGAGCAACCCATGGATCTTTCTCGGCTTCAGCAGTTCGGTGACCGCCTATCGCTTGCAGTCCACTTCTTCGGGAGCGAGCATGCTGCACAGCATCTGGCAGGCGACCCCCGGAAGCAGCACCGGTGAGGGCTCGTCGCCGGTGGTCGCCAACGGCATACTCTTCGTCGCCTTCAACAACGAGCTCGTTGCGCTCAACGCCGCAACCGGCGCGCAGCTCTGGAGCAGCGCGCGGGGCGGCGGACGGAATATCGGCGGCATTCACTGGCAGAGCCCAATCGTCGTTAACGGCTGGGTCTATTGCTCGGACCAAAACGGAAACCTGACGGCCTTCTCGCTGAAGTAG
- a CDS encoding cystathionine beta-lyase yields the protein MTTWQTRLLHSRPSLPDGYRSLATAVHRGSTTLFANAASVTDEWDQQRAGYTYGLYGTPTSLELAARICEIEAGCNTLLAPGGQAAISLIDFALLEAGAHVLVPRSVYRPNRQLTSTLLARFGVSATFYDPGIGAEIGGLFTERTRLVWTESPGSVTMEVQDVPAIAAAAHERGALVVLDNTWAAGVLFDAFAHGVDVTMQALTKYAGGHSDVLLGSITVRDERLYRLLGEARQVLGCAVSPDDCSLVLRGLQTLGVRLEAIERSALTIANWLAERPEVERVLHPALASCPGHEFWERDFLGSSGVFSFVLHRGPSEHQVQAFVDALKLFDIGYSWGGTHSLAVAYRVGGSGRPAYDHRLVRLSIGLETTMDLIADLEGAFKALRV from the coding sequence ATGACGACTTGGCAAACGCGCTTGCTCCACTCGCGGCCATCCCTTCCCGACGGCTATCGTTCGCTTGCTACGGCGGTCCATCGCGGGTCGACGACGCTCTTCGCCAATGCGGCGAGCGTCACCGACGAGTGGGATCAGCAGCGCGCCGGCTACACGTATGGCCTGTATGGCACGCCGACGTCCCTGGAACTGGCGGCGCGCATCTGCGAGATCGAAGCGGGGTGCAATACGTTGCTCGCGCCGGGCGGTCAAGCGGCGATCTCGCTGATCGATTTCGCGCTGCTCGAGGCGGGCGCTCACGTGCTGGTTCCGCGCAGCGTCTACCGCCCGAACAGACAACTGACGAGTACGCTGCTCGCGCGCTTCGGCGTCAGCGCGACTTTTTACGACCCCGGAATCGGTGCGGAGATCGGAGGGCTCTTTACCGAGCGTACGCGTTTGGTTTGGACGGAGAGCCCGGGATCGGTAACGATGGAGGTGCAGGACGTTCCGGCGATTGCTGCAGCGGCCCACGAACGCGGCGCGCTCGTCGTGCTCGACAACACGTGGGCGGCCGGCGTGCTCTTCGATGCGTTCGCCCACGGAGTCGACGTTACGATGCAGGCGCTCACGAAGTATGCGGGCGGCCACAGCGACGTTTTGCTCGGCTCGATCACGGTGCGCGACGAACGGCTCTACCGCCTCCTTGGTGAGGCGCGCCAAGTGCTGGGCTGTGCCGTCTCGCCGGACGATTGCAGTCTCGTATTGCGCGGTCTGCAGACGCTCGGCGTACGCCTCGAAGCGATCGAACGCTCTGCGCTGACGATTGCCAACTGGCTGGCGGAGCGGCCCGAGGTCGAACGCGTCTTGCATCCGGCGCTGGCGTCGTGTCCGGGGCACGAGTTCTGGGAGCGCGATTTCCTCGGATCCTCAGGGGTCTTCTCCTTCGTCCTGCACCGCGGCCCGAGCGAGCACCAAGTGCAGGCGTTCGTCGACGCACTGAAGCTCTTCGACATCGGTTACAGCTGGGGCGGGACGCACAGCCTTGCGGTGGCGTATCGTGTGGGGGGCTCCGGACGTCCCGCCTACGATCATCGCCTGGTTCGCTTGAGCATCGGGCTGGAGACGACGATGGATCTCATCGCCGACCTCGAGGGGGCCTTCAAAGCGCTGCGGGTGTGA
- a CDS encoding MFS transporter, whose translation MKVQWVLIAAILGSAMSFIDSTAVNVSLPVLQRELHATTAQTQWVIEGYSLFLSALILLGGSLGDLYGRRLIFAAGVAIFALASLACAVAGTPETLIAARCVQGIGGALLTPGSLAMISAAYGVADRGRAIGLWSGFSALTSAAGPLVGGWLTQHYSWRYVFLINIPIAVAVLLIVFAGVRESRDESAVRRIDVSGAVLATLGLALLVYGLIGMNAGHISAFELIVVCAGCAVLALFVFVERRETDPMVRCELFASRDFSAANIYTFFLYGALGGSLYFVPFVLINLHHYTPTAAGAALLPFVVIMVAASRWSGGLVARIGSRTPLLLGGIVAGLGFLAYALPGSGGSYWTTFFPAAVVLGCGGALFVAPLTTTVMDSVPVQHAGVASGVNNAVARTAGLIGIAVLGVVVTASPSYLQGFRGAMIASALLAFLSAGIAFKGFEPLSLTRR comes from the coding sequence GTGAAGGTCCAGTGGGTTTTGATCGCCGCGATCCTCGGCTCGGCGATGAGCTTCATCGACAGCACGGCCGTCAACGTCTCGCTTCCGGTCCTTCAGCGCGAACTGCACGCGACGACGGCCCAGACGCAGTGGGTCATCGAAGGATACTCGCTCTTTCTCTCGGCGCTCATCCTGCTTGGCGGCTCGCTAGGCGACCTCTACGGCCGCCGTCTGATCTTTGCAGCCGGCGTGGCGATTTTCGCCCTCGCGTCGCTCGCTTGCGCCGTCGCCGGCACGCCGGAGACGCTGATCGCCGCGCGCTGCGTCCAAGGGATCGGTGGGGCGCTCCTGACCCCCGGGAGCTTGGCGATGATCAGCGCGGCGTACGGCGTGGCGGATCGCGGCCGCGCGATCGGACTGTGGTCGGGCTTCTCCGCGTTGACGTCGGCGGCCGGCCCCCTCGTCGGCGGCTGGCTTACGCAGCACTATTCCTGGCGATATGTATTCCTGATCAACATCCCCATTGCGGTCGCGGTGCTGCTGATCGTCTTTGCCGGCGTTCGCGAGAGCCGCGACGAGTCGGCGGTCCGCCGCATCGACGTCAGCGGAGCGGTCCTGGCAACGCTCGGACTCGCGCTGCTCGTCTACGGACTGATCGGGATGAACGCCGGCCATATTTCGGCGTTCGAACTGATCGTCGTCTGCGCCGGGTGCGCGGTGCTGGCGCTCTTCGTTTTCGTCGAACGTCGCGAGACCGACCCAATGGTTCGCTGCGAACTCTTTGCCTCGCGCGATTTCAGCGCGGCCAACATCTATACGTTCTTCCTCTACGGGGCGCTCGGCGGCAGCCTCTATTTCGTTCCGTTCGTTCTGATCAACCTCCACCATTACACGCCGACGGCCGCGGGCGCCGCGTTGCTGCCGTTCGTCGTTATCATGGTCGCGGCGTCGCGCTGGTCGGGCGGCCTCGTCGCAAGGATTGGTTCGCGCACGCCGTTACTGCTCGGGGGAATCGTCGCCGGACTCGGCTTCCTCGCCTACGCGCTGCCCGGCAGCGGCGGAAGCTATTGGACGACCTTCTTTCCGGCAGCCGTCGTCTTGGGTTGCGGCGGCGCGCTTTTCGTCGCGCCGTTGACGACGACCGTGATGGACTCGGTTCCGGTCCAACACGCCGGCGTCGCGTCGGGCGTTAACAACGCCGTCGCCCGCACCGCCGGCTTGATCGGCATCGCGGTGCTCGGCGTCGTCGTCACCGCGTCGCCGTCCTATCTCCAAGGTTTTCGCGGAGCGATGATCGCCTCTGCACTGCTCGCTTTCCTCTCCGCCGGCATTGCGTTCAAAGGATTCGAACCGCTCTCCTTAACGCGCCGATAA
- a CDS encoding exodeoxyribonuclease III, translating to MKSWPMRVITLNANGIRSAARRGFFAWAARRDADVICLQETRAQEHQLPAEASALAGYTGYFVDARRRGYSGVAIYSRLEPVALRRTLGWEDMDAEGRFIQADFGSVSVSSLYVPSGISGPARQAFKMDFLERLLAVLASLRHSGRSQIVCGDFNIAHKIADTYNPARNALITGFLPEERAWLDTLVEKVGWVDAFRVVNREAKQYTWWSNWPAAWERNLGWRIDYQLITPNLAELVTQASIYKDERFSDHAPLTVDYDL from the coding sequence TTGAAGAGTTGGCCGATGCGCGTGATCACGTTAAACGCCAACGGAATCCGCTCCGCGGCGCGACGCGGCTTCTTCGCGTGGGCCGCGAGGCGCGATGCCGATGTCATCTGCCTGCAAGAGACGCGCGCGCAAGAGCATCAACTGCCGGCCGAGGCGTCGGCGCTTGCCGGATATACGGGTTACTTCGTCGACGCGCGCCGCCGAGGATACAGCGGGGTCGCGATATATTCGCGTCTCGAACCCGTCGCGCTGCGGCGCACGCTCGGATGGGAGGACATGGACGCCGAGGGGCGCTTCATCCAAGCCGATTTTGGATCGGTCAGCGTCTCTTCGCTGTACGTCCCGTCGGGAATCAGCGGGCCGGCGCGCCAGGCGTTCAAAATGGATTTCCTCGAACGGTTACTCGCCGTGCTGGCGAGCCTCCGTCACTCCGGCCGCAGTCAGATCGTCTGCGGCGATTTCAACATCGCGCACAAGATTGCGGACACCTACAATCCCGCGCGCAACGCTCTGATTACCGGCTTCCTCCCCGAAGAGCGCGCGTGGCTCGACACGCTCGTCGAAAAGGTCGGATGGGTCGATGCGTTTCGGGTCGTCAATCGCGAAGCCAAACAGTACACCTGGTGGTCGAACTGGCCCGCGGCCTGGGAACGCAACCTCGGCTGGCGCATCGACTATCAGCTGATCACGCCCAACTTAGCCGAACTCGTCACGCAGGCTTCCATCTACAAAGACGAACGCTTCAGCGACCATGCGCCTTTGACCGTGGACTACGATCTTTGA
- a CDS encoding proline dehydrogenase family protein, producing MSSLLDRPLRTAILAAANSSLVRSGVSRYGMRLGAGRFVAGESFEEFMPVARETQRRGFAVAATLLGESVNDVAQTRAVAAEYCRLLEAFARESLDANVAFKLTHVGLDIDPQLALENAATIAAVARETGNTFRMDMEQSRYVDATLAIYRELQQRHGCAGFVLQSYLHRSQADLRAMLAAAPNVRIVKGAYLEPNTVAFEHKREVDENYLRLAEIALSAGGYTAIATHDPAIVAHVINLVASRGLPKRGRFEFQMLYGIAEPLAVSLVERGYRVRLSVPYGDFWFPYLMRRLAERPANLGFFLRHALRLR from the coding sequence GTGAGCTCGCTGCTCGATCGGCCGTTACGAACCGCAATCCTTGCCGCGGCGAACAGTTCCCTCGTGCGCAGCGGCGTCTCCCGCTACGGAATGCGCTTGGGTGCGGGGCGTTTTGTCGCGGGCGAGAGCTTCGAGGAGTTCATGCCGGTCGCGCGCGAGACGCAGCGGCGTGGGTTCGCGGTGGCGGCGACGCTCTTGGGAGAGAGCGTCAACGACGTCGCGCAGACGCGCGCCGTCGCTGCGGAGTACTGCAGGCTGCTCGAAGCCTTCGCGCGCGAGAGCCTCGACGCCAACGTCGCCTTTAAGCTGACACACGTCGGCCTCGACATCGATCCGCAGCTCGCGCTGGAAAACGCCGCGACGATCGCCGCCGTCGCGCGCGAGACGGGGAATACGTTTCGCATGGACATGGAACAGTCGCGCTACGTCGACGCGACGCTCGCGATCTACCGTGAGCTGCAGCAGCGGCACGGCTGCGCCGGTTTCGTGCTGCAGTCGTACCTGCATCGCAGCCAAGCAGATCTCCGCGCGATGCTTGCGGCGGCGCCGAACGTGCGCATCGTCAAGGGCGCCTATCTCGAGCCGAACACCGTCGCCTTCGAGCACAAACGCGAGGTCGACGAGAATTATCTCAGGCTTGCCGAGATCGCGTTGAGCGCCGGCGGTTACACCGCGATTGCGACGCACGATCCGGCGATCGTCGCGCACGTCATCAACCTCGTCGCGTCGCGGGGGCTGCCAAAACGCGGACGCTTTGAGTTTCAAATGCTCTACGGAATCGCCGAGCCCCTCGCGGTTTCGCTCGTCGAGCGCGGCTATCGCGTGCGCCTTTCGGTACCATATGGAGATTTTTGGTTTCCGTACTTGATGCGGCGGCTTGCCGAGCGGCCGGCGAATCTCGGTTTCTTCCTCCGCCACGCCTTGAGGCTCCGATGA
- a CDS encoding OsmC family protein, whose translation MKTHSYATCLQWTPQGEGTTNYRSYRRDFTIASPGKAAIAGSSDPAFRGDPSRYNPEDLLVASLASCHMLSYLHLCSANRIVVLAYRDDAVGTMRENSDGSGEFERVELRPAVTIAPEGDAARALALHEDAHRLCFIARSVNFPVEIKGEITLGCRIPELET comes from the coding sequence GTGAAGACTCATTCGTACGCTACGTGCCTGCAATGGACCCCGCAGGGCGAAGGCACGACGAACTACCGCAGCTATCGGCGCGACTTCACGATCGCTTCTCCGGGCAAAGCCGCGATCGCCGGTTCCAGCGATCCCGCGTTTCGCGGTGATCCGAGCCGCTACAATCCCGAAGACCTGCTCGTCGCCAGCCTCGCATCGTGCCACATGCTTTCATACCTGCATCTCTGCTCCGCCAACCGCATCGTCGTCCTCGCCTATCGGGACGACGCTGTCGGCACGATGCGCGAAAACTCCGACGGTTCCGGCGAGTTTGAACGCGTCGAGCTGCGCCCCGCGGTAACGATCGCGCCCGAAGGGGACGCAGCACGGGCGCTCGCCCTGCACGAGGACGCGCATCGCCTCTGCTTCATCGCCCGCTCCGTCAATTTTCCGGTCGAGATCAAAGGCGAGATTACGCTCGGTTGCAGGATACCCGAATTGGAGACCTAA
- a CDS encoding dihydrodipicolinate synthase family protein, with translation MRRLQGIWAAVLTPIAEGLEPDAGRAAPYYHELLRGGCDGINVLGTTGEAMSFSTGQRIRYMEALASDGLPMDRAMAGTGASSLDDAVRLTRAALDCGFTAALVMPPFFHRDASDEGVVAFFDALLARVNPPPRSVLLYNFPRMSGITFSAELVDRLVASSEDRIFGMKDSSNDARLQKEIALRHPGFCIFPGSESDLLGAKSRGAAGCISGSVALWARFAKNVFESEDAEKGRVLDGLRAALDGVPFVPAVRHLTAAQRSDPQWERVMPPQRALSPGERGRVDALSSPD, from the coding sequence ATGAGGCGGCTGCAAGGAATATGGGCGGCGGTGCTGACGCCGATTGCCGAAGGACTCGAGCCCGATGCGGGGCGCGCGGCGCCGTACTATCACGAGCTGCTGCGCGGGGGCTGCGATGGAATCAACGTGTTGGGCACGACCGGCGAAGCGATGTCCTTCAGCACGGGCCAGCGCATCCGCTACATGGAGGCGCTGGCCTCGGACGGACTGCCGATGGACCGGGCGATGGCGGGAACCGGGGCGTCGTCGCTCGACGATGCCGTGCGGCTGACGCGGGCTGCGCTCGACTGCGGCTTCACGGCTGCGCTCGTGATGCCGCCGTTCTTTCACCGCGACGCGAGCGACGAGGGAGTCGTTGCCTTTTTCGACGCGCTGCTCGCAAGGGTGAACCCCCCGCCGCGCAGCGTGCTGCTCTACAATTTTCCGCGCATGAGCGGCATCACGTTTTCGGCCGAGCTGGTCGACCGGCTCGTCGCTTCGAGCGAAGACCGGATCTTCGGCATGAAGGACAGCTCCAACGACGCACGGCTGCAGAAGGAGATCGCGCTGCGTCATCCCGGGTTCTGCATTTTCCCGGGATCGGAGAGCGATCTGCTCGGCGCGAAGTCGCGCGGCGCAGCCGGGTGCATCTCCGGCAGCGTCGCGCTTTGGGCGCGCTTCGCGAAGAACGTCTTCGAATCCGAGGATGCGGAAAAGGGGCGCGTGCTCGACGGCCTCCGCGCGGCGCTCGACGGCGTGCCGTTCGTCCCGGCGGTGCGCCACCTGACCGCGGCACAGCGCAGCGATCCGCAGTGGGAGCGCGTCATGCCGCCGCAACGGGCGCTCTCGCCGGGAGAGCGGGGCCGGGTCGATGCTCTTTCGAGCCCGGACTAG
- a CDS encoding alkaline phosphatase family protein, whose amino-acid sequence MRSANILILLALLAGGVSCAGAGTPSLPGGLFPQQRAAGSSPIKHVVIVIQENRSFDNFFATFPGADGTKVGKAAPMPTPIAESCPKPITQPTTIPLTEVDLQGRGFPSSYGYQTNADLGHIYDTFQIDFDKQKMDGFDNEGYGARGSGGPACTYPYQYVNPKYIQPYWDMAQQYVLSDHMFQTQASGSFTAHQDLIAAGTGLSSEEALIDTPSYFPWGCDGGPKLVTAVIKRGGKVYEYGGPFPCLSYTTLRDLLDAAQVSWKYYAVRVYSYKNCPKCQGAGIWSAFDAIKAVRNSPEWNTNVSHTPNAIFGDINKKQLPAIAWVTPTGDNSDHPQTGKDTGPSWVASIVNAIGNSSYWNSTAVIVLWDDWGGFYDHVKPPTPRDWQGGPGFRVPMLIVSPYVKPHVVHTVYEFGSILRFIEDNWNLGTLGRNDAHSASIVNAFDLNMKPRPYKEIPAKYSRSFFLHQRDSGEPPDTE is encoded by the coding sequence ATGCGTTCTGCTAACATTTTGATTCTGCTTGCGCTGCTCGCCGGCGGCGTCTCCTGTGCGGGTGCCGGCACCCCGTCACTTCCCGGCGGCCTGTTTCCACAGCAACGCGCCGCCGGCAGCAGCCCAATCAAGCACGTCGTGATCGTGATCCAAGAAAACCGAAGTTTTGATAACTTTTTTGCGACCTTCCCCGGAGCCGACGGGACGAAGGTCGGGAAAGCGGCGCCGATGCCGACTCCGATCGCCGAGAGCTGCCCGAAGCCGATCACCCAACCGACGACGATTCCGCTAACCGAGGTCGACCTTCAGGGCCGCGGCTTCCCGTCGTCCTACGGTTATCAGACCAACGCCGATCTCGGGCACATCTACGATACCTTCCAGATCGACTTCGACAAGCAGAAGATGGACGGCTTCGATAATGAGGGTTACGGGGCGCGCGGCAGCGGCGGTCCGGCGTGCACGTATCCCTACCAGTACGTCAATCCTAAATACATCCAGCCGTATTGGGACATGGCGCAGCAGTACGTACTCTCCGATCACATGTTTCAGACGCAAGCCAGCGGCAGTTTCACCGCCCACCAGGACCTGATCGCCGCCGGCACGGGACTTTCGAGCGAAGAGGCGCTGATCGACACGCCTTCCTACTTTCCCTGGGGCTGCGACGGTGGACCAAAGCTCGTGACGGCGGTAATCAAGCGCGGAGGAAAAGTCTACGAGTACGGCGGCCCTTTCCCGTGTCTGAGCTACACTACGCTGCGCGATCTGCTCGACGCTGCGCAGGTTTCCTGGAAGTACTACGCCGTTCGGGTCTATTCGTATAAGAACTGCCCGAAGTGCCAAGGAGCCGGCATCTGGAGCGCCTTCGACGCCATCAAAGCGGTTCGCAACAGTCCCGAGTGGAACACGAACGTCTCCCACACTCCAAACGCGATCTTCGGTGACATCAACAAGAAGCAGCTTCCGGCCATCGCGTGGGTAACTCCGACCGGCGACAACTCGGATCATCCGCAGACCGGCAAGGACACGGGCCCCTCGTGGGTCGCCTCGATCGTCAACGCCATCGGCAACAGCTCCTACTGGAACTCCACGGCCGTCATCGTTCTCTGGGACGATTGGGGCGGATTCTACGATCACGTCAAGCCGCCGACGCCGCGCGATTGGCAGGGCGGTCCCGGCTTTCGCGTTCCGATGCTCATCGTCTCGCCGTACGTGAAGCCGCACGTCGTTCATACGGTCTACGAGTTCGGCAGCATCCTGCGCTTCATCGAAGACAACTGGAATCTCGGCACGCTCGGGCGTAACGACGCGCATTCGGCCAGCATCGTCAACGCGTTCGACTTGAACATGAAGCCGCGTCCCTACAAAGAGATTCCCGCGAAGTACTCGCGCTCGTTCTTCCTGCACCAGCGGGACTCGGGTGAGCCTCCCGACACCGAATGA
- a CDS encoding RNA polymerase sigma factor, which produces MSARNAQQTFVERLDRHPAILHKISSAYCGEPAGREDLRQEIVVQLWRSYPRFDERMAFSTWMYRVALNVAISYARRQRRTNARVELAEPAIIETLSASPAAPQDERIERVLAFVNELDELNRALMLLYLDDYPHAEIATILGISQSNVATKISRIKERLKRDVAARPTT; this is translated from the coding sequence ATGAGCGCGCGCAATGCCCAGCAGACGTTCGTAGAGCGGTTGGATCGTCACCCCGCGATCTTACACAAGATCTCCAGCGCGTATTGCGGCGAGCCGGCCGGCCGCGAGGACCTGCGCCAAGAGATCGTCGTGCAGCTTTGGCGCAGCTACCCTCGCTTCGACGAACGGATGGCGTTCTCGACGTGGATGTACCGGGTCGCGCTCAACGTCGCGATCTCCTACGCCCGGCGGCAACGCCGCACCAACGCCCGGGTCGAGCTTGCAGAACCCGCGATCATCGAAACGCTTTCCGCTTCGCCGGCGGCACCGCAGGACGAGCGGATCGAGCGCGTGTTAGCGTTCGTCAACGAACTCGACGAACTCAACCGTGCCTTGATGCTGCTCTACCTCGACGACTATCCGCATGCCGAGATCGCGACGATCCTCGGGATATCGCAGAGTAACGTCGCGACCAAGATTTCCCGTATCAAAGAGCGGCTCAAACGCGACGTCGCCGCGCGCCCAACTACGTAA
- a CDS encoding metallophosphoesterase, whose protein sequence is MVATGDLTESGTPGEYARLRELIADCALPVYLIPGNHDRRDALRRSFPDHGYLSQSPHGVFFTIEMERLRVIALDSSDEPESNGFLDSAGLQWLERRLRERPLTSTILAMHHPPFPTGVRRFDRQRFQGRDELAEIVRVHPQISRIICGHVHQPLARRWYGTLGVSAPSTAPALTLLPHRSGLAWEPGGFLLHTYDFAQGLTTTLMRVEQEPATVPLRTLSA, encoded by the coding sequence ATCGTCGCAACCGGTGACCTGACCGAGTCCGGGACGCCGGGCGAGTACGCGCGCTTGCGCGAACTGATCGCCGATTGCGCGTTGCCCGTCTACCTGATACCCGGCAATCACGACCGGCGCGACGCCTTGCGCCGCTCGTTTCCGGATCATGGATACCTCTCGCAGTCTCCGCACGGCGTCTTCTTCACGATCGAGATGGAGCGTTTGCGCGTCATCGCGCTCGATTCCAGCGACGAGCCCGAGAGCAATGGATTTTTGGACTCCGCCGGCCTGCAGTGGCTCGAGCGGCGCTTGCGGGAACGCCCGCTGACATCGACGATCCTGGCGATGCACCACCCGCCTTTTCCGACCGGCGTGCGCCGCTTCGATCGCCAACGTTTCCAAGGACGCGACGAGCTGGCCGAGATCGTGCGCGTACACCCGCAGATCTCACGCATCATCTGCGGCCACGTTCACCAGCCCCTCGCGCGGCGCTGGTACGGGACGCTCGGCGTCAGCGCCCCGAGTACCGCGCCGGCGCTCACCCTCCTTCCGCATCGTTCGGGGCTGGCGTGGGAACCGGGTGGTTTTCTCCTCCATACCTACGATTTCGCCCAGGGCCTTACCACGACGCTGATGCGCGTCGAGCAAGAGCCCGCAACGGTACCGCTGCGCACGTTGAGCGCCTGA
- a CDS encoding histidine phosphatase family protein, whose product MRLYFLRHGVAVEPSEWIGRDFERPLTREGIIRMEREARAIAELSLDLDAIVTSPLARARQTAEIVASRLKLREALLLDDRLAGGFDVNSCTAIVADHADARALMLVGHEPSFSVTAGRLAGEASLEIKKGALAGIELSGPSSTRGTLFCLIPPKVLAALGKA is encoded by the coding sequence ATGAGGCTCTACTTTCTGCGCCACGGCGTTGCGGTCGAACCCAGCGAGTGGATCGGCCGCGATTTCGAACGGCCGCTAACCCGCGAAGGCATCATACGAATGGAGCGTGAGGCGCGCGCGATCGCCGAGCTTTCGCTCGACCTCGACGCGATCGTCACGAGTCCGCTTGCGCGCGCGCGCCAAACCGCCGAGATCGTCGCGAGCCGCCTCAAGCTGCGTGAGGCGCTCCTTCTCGACGATCGCCTCGCCGGCGGTTTCGACGTCAACAGCTGCACGGCGATCGTGGCCGATCACGCAGATGCTCGCGCGCTGATGCTCGTCGGGCACGAGCCCTCCTTTAGCGTAACGGCAGGCCGTCTCGCGGGTGAGGCCAGCCTCGAAATCAAAAAAGGTGCGCTCGCCGGCATCGAACTCTCCGGCCCCTCGTCGACGCGAGGCACGCTCTTCTGCCTAATCCCGCCGAAGGTGCTGGCCGCCCTCGGCAAGGCATGA